From a single Aspergillus puulaauensis MK2 DNA, chromosome 2, nearly complete sequence genomic region:
- a CDS encoding DUF3176 domain-containing protein (COG:S;~EggNog:ENOG410PR4M;~InterPro:IPR021514;~PFAM:PF11374;~TransMembrane:5 (o50-74i86-108o128-146i153-171o494-516i)) produces MAEIDKGHRLSYVRLDDIPEPSQQARQRPLSSAEQVFLQSQTKSFWGASWTLEILGCLTSIAFLVAIIVVLFYYDGRPMPQWPYGITLNALVSVLCTVMKATMAFILAESLAQLKWSWFRDGNKLSDLAVLDAASRGFIGAFVALFQFLPRHLITFGCLVLVIAAATDPFVQQVIGINMRSVHAPGHSSIQVCNASTYTDYGEGAGPGQNLVPLRTAGAIYSGIYQNQSPNSNAVLANCPTGNCTFAPYQSLGFCSRCANITDSLHLSKTSHGPMLSEYHYTLPNGFSFTTAQNMVYLMNATTGLDLIKLAAADLPLILNFTAISSAGYGTTEISATECALYFCLETYQGTVREGEFSETRTSVSTASNASTSSLEDFAITPDVCYVNGTRREKPYMKFAEDCIYKISWLSRLAMSNSLSPLLQGKGSLFVSNRPSWKPETLKAVYGTQGNYTDIASVFESLASSLTLQARSRASSTVVTGTTWAVQSFVHVRWPWMIMPGMLVVLSGFFLFITILHTRNQYIWKSSPLALLFSGLTVDASSPLKADPTLKGMEDTSRRMDVWLETSAEGPRLKAVPR; encoded by the exons ATGGCAGAGATAGATAAAGGACACCGACTCAGCTACGTCCGACTCGACGACATACCAGAACCCTCACAGCAAGCGCGGCAACGACCCCTATCATCGGCCGAACAAGTCTTCCTGCAGTCTCAAACAAAGAGCTTCTGGGGAGCAAGCTGGACCCTAGAAATTTTAGGGTGTCTCACCTCGATTGCCTTTCTTGTTGCTATCATCGTGGTACTGTTCTACTATGATGGCAGACCAATGCCCCAATGGCCGTATGGCATTACTCTCAATGCCCTTGTTTCTGTCCTCTGCACGGTCATGAAAGCTACCATGGCCTTCATCCTAGCCGAGTCTCTCGCCCAACTGAAATGGTCCTGGTTTCGCGACGGAAACAAGCTGAGTGATCTTGCAGTCCTCGATGCTGCAAGTCGCGGGTTCATCGGTGCTTTCGTCGCTCTATTCCAATTCCTGCCTCG CCATCTCATTACATTCGGGTGTCTCGTTCTGGTCATAGCAGCCGCTACAGACCCGTTCGTCCAGCAAGTCATCGGCATCAACATGCGTTCAGTGCACGCCCCAGGCCACTCGTCTATTCAGGTTTGCAATGCCAGCACGTATACAGATTACGGCGAGGGCGCGGGCCCCGGACAAAACCTAGTGCCGCTTAGAACCGCTGGTGCAATCTATTCTGGGATTTACCAGAACCAAAGTCCCAACAGTAACGCTGTCTTAGCGAACTGCCCAACGGGGAACTGCACGTTTGCACCATACCAGTCTCTTGGATTCTGCAGTCGCTGCGCCAATATCACTGACTCCCTTCACCTATCCAAGACATCGCATGGTCCAATGCTGAGCGAGTACCACTACACGCTACCTAACGGGTTCTCCTTCACCACTGCCCAGAACATGGTGTATTTGATGAACGCCACAACAGGCCTCGATTTGATCAAGCTAGCTGCAGCAGACCTACCGCTCATCCTGAACTTCACCGCTATCAGCTCAGCAGGCTACGGGACAACTGAGATCAGCGCCACAGAATGCGCGCTCTACTTCTGCCTCGAGACGTACCAGGGTACTGTGCGAGAAGGGGAGTTCTCAGAAACACGCACTTCAGTCTCAACCGCCTCTAACGCCTCCACGTCCTCGTTGGAGGATTTTGCCATTACCCCAGACGTCTGCTACGTCAACGGGACACGCCGCGAGAAACCATACATGAAATTCGCGGAAGATTGCATATACAAAATCAGCTGGCTAAGCCGTCTGGCCATGTCTAATTCCCTTTCACCATTACTCCAAGGCAAAGGGTCTCTCTTCGTGAGCAACAGACCGAGCTGGAAACCAGAGACCCTCAAGGCCGTCTACGGCACGCAAGGAAACTACACCGACATCGCCTCAGTATTCGAATCGCTCGCTTCCTCGTTAACTCTACAAGCCCGATCAAGGGCCTCCAGCACAGTCGTTACAGGGACTACCTGGGCAGTGCAGTCATTCGTGCATGTGCGCTGGCCCTGGATGATTATGCCGGGGATGTTGGTGGTGCTTAGCGGCTTCTTTCTGTTTATTACGATCCTGCATACGCGCAATCAGTATATCTGGAAGTCGTCGCCTCTGGCGCTGTTGTTCTCGGGATTAACTGTTGATGCGTCGTCACCGCTGAAAGCGGATCCAACGCTGAAGGGAATGGAGGATACGTCGAGAAGGATGGACGTTTGGTTGGAGACGTCGGCTGAAGGACCAAGGTTGAAGGCTGTGCCGAGGTAG
- a CDS encoding uncharacterized protein (CAZy:GH43;~COG:G;~EggNog:ENOG410PHGC;~InterPro:IPR023296,IPR006710,IPR041542,IPR013320;~PFAM:PF17851,PF04616;~SECRETED:SignalP(1-21);~go_function: GO:0004553 - hydrolase activity, hydrolyzing O-glycosyl compounds [Evidence IEA];~go_process: GO:0005975 - carbohydrate metabolic process [Evidence IEA]) — translation MKFRQACSRFTVFTFLSLAKSSPNSTYTNPILPGWHSDPSCVFVPEEDNTFFCTTSTFLATPGLPIYASKDLLHWKPISNVVTRPEQVPEITNSTSQTQQDGLWASTLRYHHGVFYLITSYAHQFPTFGVNTGLLFTSRDIYSDDAWGGPIMLNISGIDPDLFWDDDGTVYASTAGITQQTIDLETGDLGPEVNIWAGTGASIVEGPHIYKKDGWYYLIAAEGGTELGHHQTIARSRKVTGPYQGYSGNPILTNRKTTAYFQTVGHADVFQDSHGNWWGTALATRSGPAWRIYPMGRETVLFPVRWEEGGWPILEPVQGRMSGWQLPNPSNNSIGGNGAYADAPDNITFAPGTLIPQHFLFWRFPEEGTFTVSPPEYPNSLRLFPSLQNLTGTGIPGVGVEETAISLVARRQSHTYFNYTVDVSFAPTADEEEFGVTIFLTQYQHIDLGIVLLPLPSNGTLVPHVRFRTTLLDDLKKPATQNVAVPETIVKALPLSSKTKIRAQLQIQAKEDSHYVLTAVFPEFNHLRFSQTVEAVLVSGGTGRFTGTLLGAYATRNGGPGSTPAYITRWQYQGLGQKVS, via the exons ATGAAGTTCCGACAAGCATGCTCCCGCTTCACGGTATTCACATTCCTTTCATTGGCAAAATCCTCTCCCAACTCGACGTATACAAACCCCATTCTTCCTGGATGGCACTCGGACCCAAGCTGTGTCTTTGTCCCTGAAGAGGACAACACATTTTTCTgcacaacctcaacctttCTTGCCACTCCCGGACTTCCTATATACGCCAGCAAAGACCTGCTTCACTGGAAGCCAATCAGCAATGTGGTTACTCGTCCTGAACAGGTGCCTGAGATCACAAACAGCACCTCTCAAACCCAGCAGGACGGTCTCTGGGCATCGACGTTACGATACCACCATGGAGTATTCTATCTTATCACCTCATACGCCCATCAGTTTCCTACTTTCGGCGTAAACACAGGGTTACTCTTCACCTCAAGAGATATCTACTCCGATGATGCGTGGGGTGGCCCTATTATGCTTAATATTAGCGGCATAGATCCGGACCTGTTCTGGGACGACGATGGCACAGTATATGCCTCGACCGCGGGTATTACACAACAGACAATCGACCTGGAGACAGGGGATTTAGGACCAGAGGTCAATATCTGGGCTGGGACCGGTGCCTCAATTGTAGAGGGTCCACATATCTACAAGAAGGATGGCTGGTACTACCTCATTGCTGCAGAAGGGGGTACGGAGCTTGGTCACCATCAAACCATTGCACGATCAAGAAAGGTTACGGGCCCGTATCAGGGGTATTCTGGGAACCCAATCCTCACCAATCGAAAGACCACAGCATACTTCCAGACCGTTGGTCATGCCGATGTCTTCCAGGACAGTCATGGTAACTGGTGGGGTACTGCATTGGCCACCCGCTCCGGTCCAGCCTGGAGGATCTACCCTATGGGCCGGGAGACAGTGCTTTTCCCCGTGAgatgggaggagggggggTGGCCAATTCTTGAGCCTGTACAGGGGCGCATGTCTGGATGGCAGCTGCCGAATCCTTCCAACAACAGTATCGGCGGAAATGGAGCATATGCCGATGCTCCAGATAACATCACCTTTGCCCCCGGGACTCTCATCCCTCAACACTTTCTGTTCTGGAGATTCCCCGAGGAGGGTACTTTCACAGTCTCACCACCAGAGTACCCAAACTCTCTCCGTTTGTTTCCTTCACTTCAAAATCTCACGGGAACCGGTATTCCTGGCGTCGGTGTTGAAGAAACGGCCATCTCGCTTGTTGCACGTCGTCAAAGCCACACCTATTTCAATTACACCGTGGATGTGTCATTCGCTCCCACagctgatgaggaggaattcGGTGTGACTATCTTCCTGACCCAATACCAACATATTGATCTAGGAATTGTGCTCCTCCCACTACCATCAAATGGAACCCTGGTTCCACACGTCCGTTTCCGAACAACCCTACTAGATGACCTGAAGAAACCTGCAACCCAAAATGTGGCCGTGCCAGAGACCATCGTCAAGGCCCTACCGCTGTCATCTAAGACAAAGATCAGAGCCCAATTGCAGATCCAGGCAAAGGAGGACTCGCATTACGTCCTGACAGCTGTGTTCCCCGAGTTCAACCACCTCAGGTTCAGTCAGACCGTGGAAGCTGTGCTAGTCAGTGGCGGGACGGGAAGATTCACAG GAACTCTTCTTGGGGCATACGCTACACGGAATGGAGGACCTGGGTCTACACCGGCGTATATCACTCGATGGCAATATCAAGGTCTGGGACAGAAAGTATCCTGA